A DNA window from Brassica napus cultivar Da-Ae chromosome C1, Da-Ae, whole genome shotgun sequence contains the following coding sequences:
- the LOC106376190 gene encoding protein BNI1-like has translation MVERRSSKKTTQLGNKEDQNPRKFYSRFLFKALILVVFCSIVPVFLSQTPELANQTRLLELLHLVFVGLAVSYGLLSRRNYDGGGSSNNDHKADHNNTNPHAYVPKLLEVSSVFNVGHESESDPSDDSSGDRHKIQTWRNKYHMKSPEVVLSRENKTRFVDRVGSGVREKPLLLPVRSLNYSRVSDDSRGPWEKVRSKRELLKSLGDDNSDVLPSPIPWRSRSSSSTEVESQTSIATVESQPLIKTQANLTSSSSSSRPLPKLTTESGVETDEDTVRKQRFRPSPPSPPPPPPLPAFYNSASRKENSLGVNRMESRESVQKKKFSGGEFHPPPPPPPPPPMDYYKSPPTKLRASSERRKSSEQKTKRNSPKKVWWSDPIAESKEHRVTRGDTEKNDGRGFLGSKAGDESEDEERRRREDDEHREIEEKKIEDEGACGNNSDVDKKADEFIAKFREQIRLQRIESIKRSTNKISANSSK, from the coding sequence ATGGTGGAAAGAAGAAGCTCCAAGAAGACAACCCAATTGGGTAACAAAGAagatcaaaaccctagaaaattcTACTCTCGATTCCTCTTCAAAGCCCTAATCCTCGTCGTGTTCTGCTCCATCGTACCTGTCTTCCTCTCCCAGACACCGGAGCTCGCTAACCAAACCAGACTCCTCGAGCTTCTCCACCTTGTTTTCGTGGGACTCGCAGTCTCTTACGGCCTCTTAAGTCGCCGGAACTACGACGGAGGCGGATCAAGCAATAACGATCACAAAGCTGATCATAACAATACTAATCCGCATGCCTACGTTCCTAAGCTTCTTGAAGTATCCTCTGTTTTCAACGTGGGTCACGAGAGTGAATCTGATCCGTCCGATGATTCCTCCGGCGATCGCCATAAGATTCAAACATGGAGGAACAAGTACCACATGAAAAGTCCCGAAGTTGTTCTCTCCAGAGAGAACAAGACTCGGTTCGTTGATCGAGTTGGTTCAGGGGTCAGAGAGAAGCCTCTACTTTTGCCTGTTCGTAGCTTGAACTATTCTCGTGTTTCTGATGACTCCAGAGGCCCATGGGAGAAAGTGAGATCGAAGAGAGAGCTGCTCAAGAGTCTCGGTGATGATAACAGCGATGTGCTTCCTTCTCCTATTCCATGGAGGTCCCGATCATCATCGTCAACGGAGGTTGAATCTCAGACGTCCATAGCTACGGTTGAATCTCAGCCGTTGATCAAGACTCAGGCGAATCTGACgtcgtcttcctcttcttcgcGACCTTTACCTAAGCTCACAACTGAGTCCGGTGTGGAAACGGATGAAGACACCGTGAGGAAGCAGAGGTTTCGCCCATCACCTCCTTCTCCTCCGCCTCCGCCGCCGTTACCGGCGTTTTACAACTCGGCGTCGAGAAAGGAAAATTCTCTTGGAGTTAACAGGATGGAGTCTAGAGAatcagttcagaagaagaagtTTTCAGGCGGTGAGTTTCATCCTCCGCCGCCtccgccaccaccacctccgATGGACTACTACAAGTCGCCTCCGACGAAACTCAGAGCAAGCAGCGAACGGAGAAAATCTTCGGAGCAAAAGACGAAAAGAAACTCTCCTAAAAAGGTGTGGTGGTCTGATCCCATCGCAGAATCGAAGGAACATAGGGTTACTAGAGGAGACACGGAGAAGAATGATGGAAGAGGTTTCTTGGGAAGCAAGGCAGGTGATGAATCGGAGGATGAAGAACgtagaagaagagaagatgatgaACACCGCGAGATCGAGGAGAAGAAGATAGAAGATGAAGGAGCTTGTGGTAACAACAGTGACGTGGACAAGAAGGCTGATGAGTTCATTGCAAAGTTCAGAGAACAGATTAGGTTACAAAGAATCGAATCCATCAAGAGGTCTACTAATAAGATCTCTGCTAATTCTTCAAAGTAG